Proteins from a single region of Streptomyces vinaceus:
- a CDS encoding NAD(P)/FAD-dependent oxidoreductase yields the protein MSTTERPRILVVGGGYVGLYAAKRIMKKMRYGEATVTVVDPRSYMTYQPFLPEVAAGSISPRHVVVPLRRVLPKAEVLTGRVTSIDQDRKVAVVTPLVGEAYELPFDYLVIALGAVSRTFPIPGLAEQGIGMKGVEEGIGLRNHVLEQLDKAESTTDENVRRKALTFVFVGGGFAGAETIGEVEDMARDAAKYYTTIKREDMRFILVDAADKILPEVGPKLGTWGKEHLESRGIEIYLNTSMDSCVDGHVVLKNGLEVDSDTLVWTAGVKPNPVLARYGLPLGPRGHVDTAPTLQVQGTDYIWAAGDNAQVPDVAARKAGVENAWCPPNAQHALRQAKVLGDNVISGMRGFPQAEYSHSNKGAVAGLGLHKGVAMIVMGKTKIKLKGRLAWYMHRGYHGMAMPTWNRKIRVFADWTLAMFLKREVVSLGALETPREEFYEAAKPAPAPAAAAAPAAKAKAS from the coding sequence ATGAGCACCACGGAGCGTCCCAGGATCCTCGTTGTAGGAGGTGGGTACGTAGGCCTGTACGCGGCCAAGCGGATCATGAAGAAGATGCGCTATGGCGAGGCGACCGTCACGGTCGTCGACCCGCGGTCGTACATGACCTACCAGCCCTTCCTCCCCGAAGTGGCCGCAGGCAGCATCTCGCCTCGGCACGTCGTCGTCCCGCTGCGACGCGTGCTGCCCAAGGCAGAGGTTCTCACCGGCCGGGTCACCAGCATCGACCAGGACCGCAAGGTCGCCGTCGTCACGCCGCTGGTCGGCGAGGCGTACGAGCTGCCCTTCGACTACCTGGTGATCGCGCTCGGCGCCGTCTCCCGCACCTTCCCGATCCCCGGCCTCGCCGAGCAGGGCATCGGCATGAAGGGCGTCGAAGAGGGCATCGGCCTGCGCAACCACGTCCTTGAGCAGCTCGACAAGGCCGAGTCCACGACGGACGAGAACGTCCGCCGCAAGGCCCTCACCTTCGTCTTCGTCGGCGGCGGCTTCGCCGGTGCGGAGACGATCGGCGAGGTCGAGGACATGGCCCGCGACGCCGCGAAGTACTACACCACGATCAAGCGCGAGGACATGCGCTTCATCCTGGTGGACGCCGCCGACAAGATCCTTCCCGAGGTCGGGCCCAAGCTGGGCACCTGGGGCAAGGAGCACCTTGAGTCCCGCGGCATCGAGATCTACCTCAACACCTCCATGGACTCCTGCGTGGACGGCCACGTGGTGCTGAAGAACGGCCTTGAGGTCGACTCCGACACCCTCGTGTGGACCGCCGGCGTCAAGCCCAACCCGGTGCTGGCCCGCTACGGCCTGCCGCTGGGCCCGCGCGGCCACGTCGACACCGCCCCGACCCTCCAGGTCCAGGGCACCGACTACATCTGGGCCGCCGGCGACAACGCCCAGGTCCCGGACGTCGCCGCCCGCAAGGCCGGCGTCGAGAACGCCTGGTGCCCGCCGAACGCACAGCACGCGCTGCGCCAGGCCAAGGTCCTCGGCGACAACGTCATCTCGGGCATGCGGGGCTTCCCGCAGGCCGAGTACTCGCACTCCAACAAGGGTGCGGTGGCGGGCCTCGGCCTCCACAAGGGCGTCGCGATGATCGTCATGGGCAAGACCAAGATCAAGCTCAAGGGCCGGCTCGCCTGGTACATGCACCGTGGCTACCACGGCATGGCCATGCCGACCTGGAACCGCAAGATCCGCGTCTTCGCCGACTGGACCCTCGCCATGTTCCTCAAGCGCGAGGTCGTCTCCCTCGGTGCGCTGGAGACCCCGCGCGAGGAGTTCTACGAGGCCGCCAAGCCGGCGCCGGCTCCGGCCGCCGCCGCTGCCCCGGCCGCGAAGGCCAAGGCCTCCTGA